Sequence from the Acidobacteriota bacterium genome:
CGTGGGCATCGGCGGCCTCACTGTCGATGCAGAGGAGCTGACCGAGCAGGACGCCTCGGCAATCCGCACGATTCCCCACCGCCGCAACATCAGTGCCGTGGCACCGAAGCTGATCGGCACCACGGAGCTACACGGCGAGGCCGTCCTCCTCGTCGGCGTCAATCTCCATCAGGAGCGCGGGGTCAAGAGCTGGTGGCGGTTCGACGGACGCTATCCGGAGAGCCCCGGCGATGTCCTGCTGGGCGCCGAGGTGGCGCAGCGTCTCCACACGGCGCCGGACGCTCGTGTCCGGCTCGACGGTCGAGATCTCTCGGTGGCCGGCGTCCTGCACCCGACGGGAGCCATCGACGACCGCGCCGTGTTCGCCGACCTCGGGCTCGTGCAGCAGATCTTCGGCCGGCCTGGAGCGCTCACCGTCATCGAGGTGAGCGCACTCTGTCGCGGCTGTCCCATCGAAGACATCGTCGCCCAGATTGGCCAGGTCCTGCCGCATGCCCGCGTTGCGCCGATTCGCCAAGCCGTGGCGGCTCGCGAGCAGGCCGTGGGACAGATGACGCGCTTCGCCTACCTCGTGTCGGCCATCGTTCTGCTGGCCGCTGGGTTGGTGATCATGACCACGCTGCTCGCCTCGGTCAGCGAACGAACTCAGGAGATCGGTATCCTCCGCGCGGTGGGCTTCCGCCAGAGTCATGTCGTGCGGGTGATTCTGATCGAAGTGCTGATCGTGAGTGCACTCGGAGGCCTAGCCGGCTGGCTGGCAGGAGCGGCGGGGGCCCACTTCTTCGGCCGCACGCTCTGGCAGTTGTCAGCCCCAGTGCCCGTGGACGGCTGGCTCGCGGTATGGGCTGTGGCTCTTTCCGTCGTCCTGGGCCTGGCGAGCGGCGCGTATCCGGCCCTGCGGGCTTCGCGCCTCGATCCAGCCCAGGCGTTCCGCCAGGTGTAACGCCGGGACGAACGCGCGTCTCGAAAGTGCCTGACAGGAAGGGATTCGGCAGCGATGGCTCTGATCGAACTGCGACAAGTTGAGAAGATCTACAACGGTCACCAGTCGGCCGTCACCGCGCTGAGTGACATCGACATGACGGTCCACGAGCGTGAGTTCGTCAGCCTCATGGGGCCGAGCGGCTCGGGCAAGAGCACGCTGCTCGGGATCCTTGGCGCGATGAGCCCGCCGTCGGCCGGCAAAGCGGTCGTCGACGGCATCGACGTGTATGCGCTCGGCCACGAGCGTCGCGCCGATTTCCGCCGGGAGTATCTGGGCTTCGTGTTTCAGCAGTTGTTTCTCGTACCCTACCTGACCGCGGCAGAGAACGTCATGCTGCCGCTCGCCGCGGCCGGCCTCCCGAACCGACGCCAGCGCGAGATGGTCGTCCAGGCGCTCGAGCGTGTCGGACTGGCCGACAAGGCGAGTCGGCTGCCGCTCGCCCTGTCCGGTGGTGAACAGCAGCGCGTCGCCATCGCGCGCGCCATCGTCAACACCCCTCCCATCGTGCTCGCCGACGAGCCCACGGGCTGTCTGGACAGCCAGAACGGCCGCGCGATCATGGAGCTGTTCCTCGAACTGCGGGCGTCAGGACTGACGGTCTTCATGGTGACACACGACCAGGAGATCGCGGGATTCGCCGACCGCGTCGTGCGACTCCACGATGGGCGCCTTGACGCCAGCGACCAGGAGATCGTGCAGTCGGATCGCGCGCCCGCGGGAGCGCGGGCGGCGGTCGGACGGCGGGCCTGAACGAGGCAACGCTCAGTCGGCGGGCTCGCCTTTCTGAACGTCGCCGACGGCCGTACGTCTGTCGCGCTCAATCCCGAACTTCTGCATTCGGTACAAGAGGGTGCTCCGCGTGATGTCGAGATACGCCGCAGCCCGCGTCTGGTTCCAGTTGTGTTTGTCGAGCGCCGCGACGATCAGGTCCCGCTCGAGCTCCTCGAGCGAGATTCCCTCATCCGGCAGTTCCACGCGCAGCCGGCCGATTCGTCCGTCGTGCGCACGCAGGCGATCGGGCAGGTCGTCGAGGCCGAGCCGGCCATCCTCGTCGAGCACGAGCGCGCGCTCGATGACGTTCTCCAACTCGCGGATGTTTCCAGGCCAGTTGTAGAGATTGAAGGCCGAGTACACCTCACGCGCCACGAGCGGCACCGGACGCCCGAGCCGGACACTGTGCTTCGTGAGGAAGTGATGAACGAGCAGCGGCACGTCATCGGCGCGCTCGCGAAGCGGGGGCAGTCGGATCGGGACGACGGCAAGCCGGTAGTAGAGGTCGTCGCGAAACGTGGCGTCGCTGACCATCTTGTCGAGATTCCGGTTGGTGGCGGCGATGACCCGTACGTCGACCGCGAGCGGTCGGGCCTCGCCGACCTTGTCGATCTCGCGACTCTGCAGCACTCTCAGCAGCTTCACCTGCAAGGCCTGCGGCAGCTCGCCCACTTCGTCGAGGAAGATCGTCCCGCGGTTGGCGGCCTCGAACTTGCCCTGTTTGTCGGCGATGGCCCCGGTGAACGACCCGCGTCGATGCCCGAACAGCTCCGATTCGAGCAACTGCTCCGGGATGGCGCCGCAGTTGATCGTGACAAACGGCCCGCGCGACCGGCTGCTGTGCGCGTGGATGGCCTTGGCCAGGAGCTCCTTGCCCGTTCCGCTCTCGCCCTCGAGCAGAACGGTCGCCTCCGTGGCGGCGACTCGGCCCGCCATGTCGGTCACGTCGCGCATGGCGCGCGAGCCCGCGATCATGTGCTCGAATGACAGACGTTCCCTGATGACCTCGCGTAGGTGCCGGTTTTCGGCGCGCAAGGCCGCGAGGTCGAGTGCCTTGGCAACGGTCGCCTTGACCGCTTCACGTGCGAACGGCTTCGTGAGGTAGTCGAACGCGCCGAGCTTCATGGCATCGACGGCGGAATCGATGGTGCCGTGTGCGGTCAGCAGGATCACCGGCAGCTCCGGATGCATCGCCTTGATGCGGGTCAGCAGCTCGATACCATCCATTCCCGGCATCCGCACGTCGCTAAGCACGAGGTCGACGCCGGACGACTGCAGGCACTCGAGCCCCGCCTGACCATCAACGGCGGCCAGCACATGGTAGCCCTCCTCCTGCAGGGTGAACTCGACGACGCGCCGCAGGCTCTCGTCGTCGTCGATGACCAGAATGGTGCGTGAGTCAGGCATGCGCGGCGCTCGCGGGTCCGTAGGAGGATTCTGCATGAAGCGTACCCAGGGGCAGGTGTACGCGAATCGACGTGCCGGTCGGCACGCGGGGCTCCACCTGGATGGTCCCACCATGGGCACCGACGATGCGATGCGAGACGGCGAGCCCCAGCCCGGTGCCACGATGCTTGCTGGTGAAGAACGGCTCGAAGATACGGGACACGTGTTCCACCGGGATGCCGCAGCCTTCGTCGTCGACGGACAGGACAACGAAGGCTCCGGCCGCGAAGTGGCGGATCAGGACACGTCCGCCATCCGGACTCGCCTGGATCGCGTTCAGGACCACGTTGAACACGACCTGCGTGATCTGCTCGGTGTCGATCTCCAACGACACGGCCGGGGCCGAGCCGTCCACGACGAGCTGCACATGCCGTCGTTCGGCTTCTGTCGCGAGCAGGGCTGTCACGCGGTCGACCACGGGCTGGAGGGCGCTTGCCTGAAGCCGCGGCGGACGCGGTCGCGCGTACGCCAGGAACTCCTCGAGCAGCCGGCCGAGACGTTCGAGCTCGGTCGTGGCCACACGAGCGAACTCGGCCTCCGGCGTGGCTGGCTGAAGACGTGACGTCACGATGTCCAGCGCCCCTCGCACGCCCGCGAGGGGATTGCGCAGCTCGTGCGCGAGGCCAGCGGCAATTTCGCCGAGCGCCGACAGACGTTCGGCCCGGCGCAGGTGCTCCTGCGACTCCTGCAGGTCGCGATGCCGGGCGTCCGAGGTGGTCGCGGCATCGCGGTATCGTGCCGTCAGGCGCTTCTGGCTCGTCATCAGGAGCCCGACGAGTCCCCCGAGCAGGTGGAACGCCACGACCTGAGCGTACTGACTGGCGGTATAGGCCTCGTTGTCGGCCCACGCCGTTTGGATGTGCGGAATGTACGCCAGCGAGGCGGCCAGGGCAGTCAGCAGGCCTCCCGATGCGCCGTACCAGTAAGCGGCCGCGACAATCGGCGCATAGTAGAGATACTCATAGAGCGCATGCAGCAACACATGGCGCGGGCTGGTGAGCACGTGCAGCAGCGACACGGCCGCGACGGCGGCGAGCAGCGCGGCCACTCGCTTCGCGTGGTCTGAGATGACCTGGGGCCGATCCCGCTCAGACCCGGCACGGTCCGGCTGGCGGGGGCTGCTCGGATCCGCTCCGTCCATTTGTTCTCCTCGTCGGCCCTCCCCGAAGTCATCGAGAGAGGCGTCTCGACCGATGACCTCCGATCTGTCCGCTTTCAGTCAGCGCCCGCGTTCAGCTGAACGAAATGCCGCACCGTGAGCCGCACGGGCCGTCGACCCTCGACTCATTCTGCACGCGCCGACGCGACTTCAACGTCACAGGGCCCGAACGTCGTGGGTGGCACCGGCTTTGCCTTTGTCACGGGTGTCGTTCTGAAGGCGAGCCCCACGACGCGATCGATTTCTCCCGTTGGGTGCCGCGCGGCGCGCAGGCTTCGGTCGCCTCGAGCTGCCGATGGCGCCAGTCACCGTTCCAGGTCGCTTATGAAGCTTCTGCCTGCCCTGTCGAGTGTGATCGTCCTCGTCAGTTTACCCCTGTCGGCGAGAGCGCAGCCACTCGAGGCGCTCTCGGTGCCTGAGGGCGTCGCGCAGCCCAGCCCGATATCGCCGATGCCAGCAGAGGCGACGCTTGCCAGCCTGGTCGCGGAGCTCGAGCGCAACAACCCGGAACTCGAGGCGGCCCGCCGGGACGTCGACATGCGCCTCGCCCGCGTCGCGCCGGCGGGCGCGCTGCCCGACCCAACGCTTTCTGCGGGCTCGATGGCCGGCTTCAGCCGACCCCCGTTCTTTCCTTCATCGGCGACGCCCGACGGGTCCCGGCAGGTCGGGATCACCCAGGAGTTCCCGTTCCCCGGCAAGCGCGCGCTCCGAACCCAGGTGGCCTCGGCCGAAGTCGAGGCCCAGCGCTGGGAGTACGAGACGCGACGCGTGTTTCTCGTCGCTCAGCTGAAGGAGACCTACCTCGAGTACACCCTCGCCACGCGCAGTCTCGAACTCGTGGTCGAGAACCTCACCCTCCTCGAGCAGCTCCGGCAGATCGCGGAGACGCAGTTCCGCGTGGGCAGGGGCAACCAGCAGGATGTCGTGAAGGCGCAGCTCGAGACGTCGTTGCTCATCGAGCGCCGCGAGCTGCTGGCCCGGCAGCGAGACACGCTGGTGGCCCGTCTCAACGCCCTGCTGTATCGCCCCGCGAACGGTGCCGTGCGCGCCGACCTGGCGTTTACGGTTGAGGCACTACCCGGGGATGTGGTCTCGCTCCAGGCCCTGGCCGAGGCACGTTACCCCGCGCTCCACCGCGACCGTCGGCTGGTCGAGCGCGGCCAGCACGCCCTGGCCTTCGCGAGGAAGGACGTGCTGCCCGACTTCGCGGTGAACGTCAACGTCCAGCGGGTGGTCGGCGGGATGCC
This genomic interval carries:
- a CDS encoding ABC transporter permease — protein: MQLRNIALGSLKRRRSRAAFVVAALALGVGTLVALVSLTRAMQGEIGDELDRFGANIVVTPKATTLDLAYGHVGIGGLTVDAEELTEQDASAIRTIPHRRNISAVAPKLIGTTELHGEAVLLVGVNLHQERGVKSWWRFDGRYPESPGDVLLGAEVAQRLHTAPDARVRLDGRDLSVAGVLHPTGAIDDRAVFADLGLVQQIFGRPGALTVIEVSALCRGCPIEDIVAQIGQVLPHARVAPIRQAVAAREQAVGQMTRFAYLVSAIVLLAAGLVIMTTLLASVSERTQEIGILRAVGFRQSHVVRVILIEVLIVSALGGLAGWLAGAAGAHFFGRTLWQLSAPVPVDGWLAVWAVALSVVLGLASGAYPALRASRLDPAQAFRQV
- a CDS encoding ABC transporter ATP-binding protein, which translates into the protein MALIELRQVEKIYNGHQSAVTALSDIDMTVHEREFVSLMGPSGSGKSTLLGILGAMSPPSAGKAVVDGIDVYALGHERRADFRREYLGFVFQQLFLVPYLTAAENVMLPLAAAGLPNRRQREMVVQALERVGLADKASRLPLALSGGEQQRVAIARAIVNTPPIVLADEPTGCLDSQNGRAIMELFLELRASGLTVFMVTHDQEIAGFADRVVRLHDGRLDASDQEIVQSDRAPAGARAAVGRRA
- a CDS encoding sigma-54 dependent transcriptional regulator gives rise to the protein MPDSRTILVIDDDESLRRVVEFTLQEEGYHVLAAVDGQAGLECLQSSGVDLVLSDVRMPGMDGIELLTRIKAMHPELPVILLTAHGTIDSAVDAMKLGAFDYLTKPFAREAVKATVAKALDLAALRAENRHLREVIRERLSFEHMIAGSRAMRDVTDMAGRVAATEATVLLEGESGTGKELLAKAIHAHSSRSRGPFVTINCGAIPEQLLESELFGHRRGSFTGAIADKQGKFEAANRGTIFLDEVGELPQALQVKLLRVLQSREIDKVGEARPLAVDVRVIAATNRNLDKMVSDATFRDDLYYRLAVVPIRLPPLRERADDVPLLVHHFLTKHSVRLGRPVPLVAREVYSAFNLYNWPGNIRELENVIERALVLDEDGRLGLDDLPDRLRAHDGRIGRLRVELPDEGISLEELERDLIVAALDKHNWNQTRAAAYLDITRSTLLYRMQKFGIERDRRTAVGDVQKGEPAD
- a CDS encoding sensor histidine kinase, with the translated sequence MAALLAAVAAVSLLHVLTSPRHVLLHALYEYLYYAPIVAAAYWYGASGGLLTALAASLAYIPHIQTAWADNEAYTASQYAQVVAFHLLGGLVGLLMTSQKRLTARYRDAATTSDARHRDLQESQEHLRRAERLSALGEIAAGLAHELRNPLAGVRGALDIVTSRLQPATPEAEFARVATTELERLGRLLEEFLAYARPRPPRLQASALQPVVDRVTALLATEAERRHVQLVVDGSAPAVSLEIDTEQITQVVFNVVLNAIQASPDGGRVLIRHFAAGAFVVLSVDDEGCGIPVEHVSRIFEPFFTSKHRGTGLGLAVSHRIVGAHGGTIQVEPRVPTGTSIRVHLPLGTLHAESSYGPASAAHA
- a CDS encoding TolC family protein, which translates into the protein MPAEATLASLVAELERNNPELEAARRDVDMRLARVAPAGALPDPTLSAGSMAGFSRPPFFPSSATPDGSRQVGITQEFPFPGKRALRTQVASAEVEAQRWEYETRRVFLVAQLKETYLEYTLATRSLELVVENLTLLEQLRQIAETQFRVGRGNQQDVVKAQLETSLLIERRELLARQRDTLVARLNALLYRPANGAVRADLAFTVEALPGDVVSLQALAEARYPALHRDRRLVERGQHALAFARKDVLPDFAVNVNVQRVVGGMPWMYGVDFMVKVPLYWQRKQRPMIAEAAAALESTRKMRENTQAMAIAEVAEEYLAAVTTRHLVALYSESVLPQARLALQSSLAGYQVGSVDFLTLITNFSSILNAEIAHLEQQTRYHQALARLEPLVGAEFVK